One window of Metopolophium dirhodum isolate CAU chromosome 3, ASM1992520v1, whole genome shotgun sequence genomic DNA carries:
- the LOC132940686 gene encoding uncharacterized protein LOC132940686: protein MNNLGDVNQEDEIMHIVELPAATVESTLSSFLGLTTLAGHPLDAADAPTLIMKKNSIFKVRHRRFGTRRSVYMVEETRYFRVGDSELRVWIVYERLPRLRSKVGSTRIAYVVEKLTFRQEGP from the exons atgaacaatttggGTGATGTGAATCAAGAAGACGAG ATAATGCATATCGTGGAGCTACCGGCGGCGACAGTCGAGTCGACCCTGTCGTCTTTTCTTGGACTGACCACGCTGGCGGGTCATCCGCTGGATGCGGCCGACGCGCCCACGTtgatcatgaaaaaaaattcaattttcaaggtGCGCCACCGTAGATTTGGCACCCGACGAAGTGTGTACATGGTGGAGGAGACTCGTTACTTCCGCGTCGGTGACTCGGAACTGCGAGTTTGGATCGTTTACGAACGGCTACCGCGGTTGCGGTCAAAGGTCGGAAGTACGAGAATTGCGTATGTGGTCGAAAAGCTAACGTTCCGCCAGGAGGGACCTTAG